The Prochlorococcus sp. MIT 0801 genomic sequence ACCAAAAACAAGAGTATTGTTTTTTTCAGGTTGTTGTTCAAGAACTTTTTGAACATTTTTGGTATTTGTTTTTTTTGCCTTCTTTTTCTTACTCATCAGCTTTAGAGTTATTTATTTGATGAACTGAAACTATATATAGACACAACTTTTCATAGCACCCACCATTTCTTCTAATACCAATATTATTTGAGAATTAATGGTTTTAGAAAAATACACTTCATTTGCCAACAATTTTGACTTGCCCCATTTTTAAACCAGTAATTTCATATAAATCCTTTTTAAGCTTTTTGGAAGTTTTCCTTTTAAGCATTCTAAAATTCTGAGCAACGGTACTCCCTTCAGAATTCTGACCAATGACTGAAAATAAGAAATTTTTACCTTTTCCTACTTGAGATCCTAGACGACCTCCTCCATAAACACCTCCAAGGAGAGCTGGTATACATAAAATTCCTGCACTTGCACCACATACTGCAATGCCCACAAATGCTCCTGTATAGGTCCCGCCAGCGGCACCAGCAACACCGAGGAGAAGATTATCTTCTTGTCGGACCGAGTACCACTGCGAAATATTATCTTTAGGGATAAAATCGGTTGGTCCTAAAAACCCCTCCTCTGAAAGAGTTATTTGACAATTAGAAACCTCAATACTTGAGTCGTCATTACTTGAAGTGGATTGGTCAATATCACATAAGGCATTATATACTTCTGCCTTTGTAGCAACTGGAGACAATAATCCTACGATTAGCAGAGGTGAGATTAACAGTTTAACCATTTAGTACGTGAGTCGAAGTCACGATATTTTTTAGTTACTTTTTGATATTACCCAACGGATTTAATTCGAGCACCAAAACTTATTAAACTATCAAAGTAGTGTTTTCCTACCCCCACTAGTTAATTAGAGGATTTATAACTACACATAATTAAGAGTTGTCATTAAGTTTTACTCCTTTCCTTACACAAGGAAAGATATTGTTTAACTCAAATGCTTTCGAAAAACTCAAAAACTTTGTCTTACATACACTCAAATTTTCAATGTTTAAAATCTTTCGTACAAAATGGTTTAGATCCGCACCTGTTCTTGCAACACTATGGCTTTCAAGCACTGCAGTCATCCTTATTGGTTTAAATAGCTATTTACCTGACTATTTATTTATGCCCATGAGTTGACGTAGTATTTGAACCTGAATAAATAATTACACAATTAAAATTAACTTACGATTCACAAGGATATGGTGGTCAAAGTTTTTAGCAAGTTTATTGGAGTAATTGGGACTTTTCCAATACCTTGCTGCGGATTCTCAAAAACACTGACATATGTCAGTGACTGTTGTGACGTAGTTATTAATGATTCCAATCTCTATCAATAACTTTTGCTAAGCCGATATTTAAAATTTAATAACTTCATATAAATTTTGGGTGACTAACAAAAACTAAAGATGCAAATCACACCTCTAGCATTGGCTTTCTCAGAGTGGGGAATTGGTAGGTTCCCACTAGATTTAATTGTTTTCCTGTCTATAGTACTGATTTTTGCTTTGCCAGCAGGTATTAATCGAAAAAAGATTTTTGTTGAAGGTGATGCATTTACAACTAGGTTGAAAAACTAGAAAGAAAATGATAATTGACCTTAAAAACCAGTAAGAAATATCAAAAATATAGATAGTTGTCATTTAAGAGAGAAAACCAACAGGAAAAAGCAGCAAGACAGAAATCGTAAAGCGATCAGATTCACTTGTTTGGCTCATAGACGATGTCATTTTTAACTAATTAAGTTGGTTGAACAATTATGGTTAAAATGATTTCCATCTAGTTAGCCTGCCATAACAACTTAAAGGCAACATTCCTCTCAACATTGCTTGGGCGAGGTAGTGGCCTACCTAGACATACATTCCACAAATTAAGATTTTGACTATCCTAAAAGGGTGTGTCGAACAACTCGGCCGGATTATTGATGATTGTCTTTATTGACCATGACAAATACATTTACCCCCCTTCCAAGCAGAGCATTTCTTCTTTTTGCATTTCTTCTTTTTCTTCTTATCTCCCATAAGAGTTGAAATTTATTCTTTGATTTTAATAGATGGTAATTTGTCTTCTTGGGATTCCAACTTTATCAGAAATAGGCAAAACACTTTAATAAATAAGTTGAATTCAATTTTTATTGGTTGTAATACTCAACCAATAAAAAATCAAAAAACAGTCACCTCAACAACCACAAAAATAGACTATGTCTAATTTCTAGACATGTTTTTTGGATGATGTTTTGGCAATTCCTCCTTTTTTAATTGTCCTAAGAGGCAACATATGATCTGTTCTCCTTTTATCTCCGCCTTTAATATGGAAAAGTTTAATAGCCTTCAGCCAAGGCGACTTATTTCAAATTTTTCAAATCTTAATTCAAAAAATTCCAGAATGAAATCTGTCATTTTGTCTCACATACCATATAAACAAGAAGATGAGATAAAAAGTAACTGGCTAGATAAATAGTTCCAATGATTGGTGTTACGAGATAAAAAGTTCATTCTGTTACATTAAATACAATCAATTTTGATCCTTGGATACATCCTTCTATCTATCGACTTGATGATTATGACCAAAAAACTAACCTATAGGTACGCATTCACATTATTGAGAATGAAGAATGCTGAAGGCAGAAATGAATATATGGATTTAGCAAAAGAAGCCAATCTCATATGGCATCAAATAGTTTGCCAAAAATCTAAAAACACACCTCGAATTAACTGCAGAGCATAGTTAATTTATAAACATTCTTTAATCAAGCGAAAGCAGGATTTTTCTCAAAAAATTTATTATTTGAATTTTCAATCAACTGAAGAAATTGATTTTTTACGAACGATCCAAGGCCAAGATCAATAAGGATGTGCAAAACAAGAGAAATGCAAAAAACTGCATAAAAAATTAAATGACAAATGAAAATATTTACAAAATCATTTTTTGCCTTTTCTTCATTTGCTTCCGTTTCGTTCAAAATTGATGGAACAAAATCTCCGAATGAATTTACTCTTGCTGATTCAACCGATCCAAATGGCATTAATTCCTGATCTTTTACTCTTAGAGCAGCAGTAGCAGTCATAACGGCAACCTTAACTAAAACCACCCTACTTTCTTATTAATAAATTAGGCTTATAACTTGATTATTTCGTTTTAAATCTTGTTCAAATAAGCCATTGTTTCCCGTTTTTTCTCCATCCTCATTGGAA encodes the following:
- a CDS encoding Photosystem I reaction center subunit IX, whose translation is MFKIFRTKWFRSAPVLATLWLSSTAVILIGLNSYLPDYLFMPMS